From the Diadema setosum chromosome 6, eeDiaSeto1, whole genome shotgun sequence genome, the window CTGTTTGTGTCTTACAAATAGTGATAAACAGAATGTCAAAATCATGGAGAGATGTAGGAACTAACCTGTTGCTTTAGTAAATAGTCAACCAACAATTTTCAAAGTattcaaaaacttttttaaaagcatttgAAACTTgggcttttgtttgtttgattttttgctAGCAGGTATTTTGCAAGCATGAGGAGGTTTCTTAAAGGGCAAGggcataaaatttgaaaaaacatttttttttttttaaagcaaatataCAACAACTTCTTTCTCTATGCAGTGCATATTTTGTATCCTAAGTGACGCTTCAGGCAGAAGCTGGAAATCAAAGAAGTGGCCGACAGCATCTTTAGTGTAGAATCTATCGCTAATTGCTCTATAAAGGTTCAATTATGAATTTCAGGTAACGTTTAAAAAGGCCGATAATTTAGTGTCATAATAAATTCAAGAGAGTGCTCACGATCACAAAGTTGGCTTCCCTGAAACTCTATTTTATCTTTAAGCAAAAATGGGCCCATTTCATATCAACTCCCCTGATCACATTTTAAAAATGagtaccaccaccaccaattGAGCTTGTTGTGCAATCACATTAAGCACAATAAAGGTATGTTTTACACTACACTAAGTACCAGTAAGCAAAAGGACTGGCCAGTGTTAATGTAAAGTGTTTTCAAGCAAAACTCATTCTTGGACTGGATCAAAGTGGCTATCTACAAGGGGGATTCCAAAcaattttatgattttacatcatgtagtaactaaatcgacagctccatgtatagatttgtggaatttattgtggtccttcagcagagaaaccaatactttgaagaatattaaacaaattacactaaaCAATGTTAATGACATTGGAggctcacatatctcagaaatgtagcagtgtagtTCCactacaataccacttgcttgacaagttcacctgtgtagcatctatgcatgccttcttcttttgttctgctcccTTGAGCCTCAATTAATCTTacgaggctgccatgtcatcatccttgctcattgcaatttgttataaatctTAAgatattcttattcctcatctcAATCACTAttaattctgaaactctgtactcagtatcaGTAATTTAtcattgttcaaatgtaaaattctgaaaatcatccagaggtctcctttaaacttTTATCAAATCAAGATAGGGTAGTGACATATATCTAGTGGTCTCCGAGAACATGATTCTTCGCCAAAATATGTTCATCTCTTTACTTTGATCATTGTCTTGTTCTCTTTCCCTTTTTCtcaaacacacatatataacacacatgtatataaaaacATACCAACCCATATAGTCTCCATTCCCTTCCcctaaacacatacacactcactcACTTACATACTGTTTCTGCTGCTCACCCAGTTCTTGCATAGTAGATATAAAGGCGCCTCAAGTAAACAGAGCATCATCGCTATTACACCGGATGAATATTTCCATGTGAACAGGTCTCGTCTAAATTACCTTACCACCTGCCACCCTCGCTAACACATTCTCAATAATTCAAGTGATAGCTGCACCATGAACTTTCAGATGTCAAGAGCGAAGCGCTGTTGACAATAAATGGCCAAGTCAACGCCGGACAAGGAGTTCACTTAAAGGTACAAGCCCTCTGTCAATAGTCTTGTCAATTCCAGTCAAGTCTTGAGGCAAAAGGgcactacaatgtatgtaattaGAACTAAACTGAATAAAGTTTTTAGGTAGTTAAAGGGCACTATGTAATTAGAATTAAAGGAGTTAAGTTTTCAGGTAGTTAAAGTTTGCACGTCCCTCTCTCTGCAACCCTGAATATTAGATCTCTTTCACAAGCATGGTATATTGTAGAGGTAGGTAATTCTGAACTTTTCTCAGAATTAAACTGGAGACTTATTCATGATGGAGAGGGAAATACTACATTTCCAGTCAATCTATTTGGACACGAAAAAATTCCCACCACTACtaacggtaaaaaaaaataataataataaatttaaaaaatggAGGAGAATATTCTCAAATGGCATGGGGTtagtttttcattcatttttgaaaaaactCATAAGATGTATTACTGTAAGGTTTCTTACGCAATGTTGGGacgcatcatttttttttaaccatgcaaaAATTTAGGACATTTGCAAAAGGGGATATATGGCCATCAATTCCTGGTTCAGCTATGATGGCTTGACAGGGTCTCCtgatttgtattgtttgtaatTGTTATACAGACATCATCTGCATACTTCAAGGGTTAACGTCCCCTCTCTTGCAATAGGTTACTTGATCAGTAATGTGATCAATTTATCAACATCATCTAACATTCGTGAGCACTGTCACTGCAGAGAAGAGCTATGGTACATGATGAATTCAGATGCATTTCGTAAATCAGCAGTTCAGAAAATGTGGCATTAAAGGGACACATTGCTATTGTCACAATTGTCACAGAGTAAATTGTCgattgagaatgataagggcgttaagttgtcactaaacccatagtgttcaagacaacttaacgcccttctcattctcaacagacaaaatacaaaaatgcaaaatatagtACACAAGAAACTAGTGATGCAAGCAATTAAGAACAGACCGCTTGCACACAAAACCTTTGAAGGGGAAAACATTGTAAGAAGTGAGCTTTCAACAATCATACAGCATAGGCACAATATCATGGAAATCCATGAGCAACGATAAAAATATAATAACTCTTGGAAGCAAGCCCAAAAAAGACATTACATGCAaggataaataaataaaaggagCATTAGATGTATATGAAATGTTATCAATCAGATTACTATCCACCAGTGAATTTGTACagcatgaatcatattttctGCTTGCTCATACACTCATGTGATGTGAGGTGCATGCAGTAGGAAGCACATCTTCAAACCTTATTCAAGTTGCATGATGTCTACGCTGTATCTCTTGCCATTCCTGCAGCTTAGCTTCTATCAGCAAAGCAGAGTACATTTTAATAGCATTTCCCATATTCATGCTTACTTCAACTAAGAATATAAACTCCAAACAATAGATTAAATTCTGCTGTTTTGCTACTCTTCTcttcctgtcccccccccccccctctctctctctctctttctcaccaTCCATCAATGCATTTTAACTGACAAAACATTTAAGTGGTTGCAAATACACAACAAAGAAGCACATGAATAACcactgtaatgaaatattcatgcCTGTTCTCCGCTAATCGAGTTAGACTCGATGCTGTGTTGGGACTGACCTCAAAATGACTTTTTAAGGGGCAGGAAATCATTCCTGTAACAACAGGCTAGCATTTGCAGCTTGtgacatatcgtcgctggggtgacaagaccttgtatctgcaattttggtgaaaatgactttttttgattaatagtcaaataatgggttaagtgatgtcctgtccaaatcccaactgtcttactccaaaaatgaaaccaccacggcatgtcaaaggaaaggctatcccattcgctatagtgctttggccgccatgtttttttgctctcctaacatttgacattttgtagatacgaggtcttgtcgccctaGCGACGATATGTATTTCCCTTTTAGCAGTTGGGGAATCAATATACAGTAAACATGAATAGGTATACACTGACAATACTACTTTTATTTTATTGAAAACTCACTTAAAACCACAGCATCACATCTTATTCTAGTAACAGATTACAGATCTATGTTCACTTATTTGTGTGTTATTACTGAAAATATCTGGCAATAAGTAGCAAAAATAGTGTATGGATTAGTTGTTAAacggactgtacagtactggttgaggtgaggattcagatttataacattcctaagtgagataatgagaaacctcatacgaaatatgaaagagcatgtaattttaagaaggattcaacgtttattttgatgaaaattgcttttcaaatggctgagatatcaacaacaaaaaatgttaataataaaaggcaacaggccacaccttttattaggatctctttgtttcatcttgtttttggatatctcagccatttcaaaaccgattttcatcaaacaaatttttgattccccttagaactgcatgctctttgacatctcatagagtggtttctgaatatctcgcaaaatgttaaaagcttaatcctcacctcaaccagaactgtacattcCCTTTAAATGGTGCTGAAAACCAgtgtgaaacaaacaaacattcaatttACTGGGTGAAGGATACAATGGAATGACATTTCTTTGCTAGGATGGCAAAACCTTGCATctaaaattttggtgaaaatcactaTTTGGATTAATCATCAAaaaatcagttaagtgatgtccagTCCAAATCCTAGTTGTCTTAACCCCAAAATGAatccaccatggcatgtcaaaggaaagacaATTTCATTTCTTACAGTGCTTTGGATGccaggttttgttttgtgggttttgtgggggggggggggtttcactCTCCTGAACATATTTGAGATACAAGATTTTGCTGCCTAGTAGCGATGAGCTGTCAATCAAGACATGCATGAAATATTGAAATGCTTGAAGACATAAAAGATGTCCCAAGTCACATGACTGCAAAAATGGAAGGCATGCTTGCCCTACTGAAGAGTCAATATTGTGcataaaatatcatatttgaaatcACATGTAAGATTAAAATGCTGCATCTTAACTGAGTGATTGACAGTCAAGTGGTTATGTTTGATTAGTGTGAAAACTGGACTCTTCACCGAGCACGGTCTGCAAGTATTCTATCTAGAAGCAGATAAGAGTAATACTTGGAAAATGTTAAAATACAACAGAGCGGTTAGACTGAAGCATAGCACACAAACCAATTCAGGCTCAAAcaccattttaaaaggaatcaATCAACAGAGCAGAATAACACAGAACATAAAGATTAACACAATGAAAGAGGTCTCGTCATGCGCATGAATATTAAACTTTATTACTTTATTCACTAGTCATTTGTAATGAACCTCAGTCTAGTTGGGTATGTCTCTATCACCCCAAAATATATGgaaatttctgttgtttttcattttgtagaATCATAAAATTTCTTACTTATGAGCATAATGTGtcacttgattaaaaaaaataaaaagaatgcaaACGAGGTTCAGGAAGAAATGCACTGTTAATTAAGCTGACAATACTAAAAGAGATAAAACAAGATGATTTGCCAATGTTAGCTTTGGTTGTGGAACTGAATACACAGGCAAATCAACTTCACAACCAAAGCAGaaccaaaacaaaagcaaaaaacaaaattaaaactcAAACCCAGCAATCTAAAGTGGAAGCCCTACCTTCTACAAGAGACTTATAAAAAAACATGTCTACGTGCTTGGGCTATGCTGATTCTGCATCTGCCTCTTCCTTCCCTTCAGCATGTTCTGTGCTGTCTGCTAGACTCTCCACTACAGCAGATGTTTCTGTTTCAGCTGTTGAATCAGTTCCAGAAATGATCTCTTGGCTTTTCCCTGCAGCCTCCAAAACTGCAGTCACGCCCTCACTCTGTTGATCGACGTCTTCCACTTCTTTAACATCTTTTCCTGACTCTTCATTTGTGTCTTCATGATTATTCTCCTCCGATTTCTCTTCCTTATCTAGAACACTGTTTGTTACTAAGTCTGCAGCCCTTTGATGTCCTAACTCCTGTGTGGCACTCTCTTGACGTCCCACCTGCTTTTCGTCCAGGCTCCCACAATCTCCTTGGACCTGTCCCAGACTGTCAGATCCTTCCTGTGATGCTCTCTGAGCATCCTCCAAATCAGCTGCAGCTTCCTCAGTCTCTGCCCCTGGTGCAGATGTTGGCACCTCCTGATCCATGTTTGATCCCGTGGGGTCCTGGACTTCAGCCACGACTTCAGCCTCTTCCACTTTGGGGTCGCTGACTGCTTGGCCATCTTCTCTCCTGGATGCATTCTCTGTATTGGAGACTGCTTCCTCGGGTGTGACCTCTTCTTCATTCACATTTCCAGTTGCAGCATCTTCCTTCGGCAACTCCGAGCTGCTTCCTGTCTGGTCTGGCTCCCCACCAGACTCACCTCTCTGCCCCTCCATCCCTGCATCTACACCCTGTGCGGGGCCATCTTGGCTCAATCTACTTTCACCCTTCCTGAGCAATGTCGTTTCGTCATCGTTCTTGGCAGAAGCTGACTCTAGGCTGTGCTTGGATGCCACGACACTACCACCAGCAGAACTAGCACTTGGCTTCTTTTCAGCATCTCTCTCCTCCTTGGCTGCAGTCTGATTGACTTCTTCATCTGCTGCCGAAAGGCAGTCATCGCTGGGGCCATGCCCACTCTGGTTATCCTCAGAAGGCTGAGTGGCCGCTTGGCGCATTTCTTCACTATCATTGTCATCTTTGACAACTGCCTCCTCTGAGATTCCATGATTTGAAGAGGTGGGCTGATCTGCAGCACTTTCCTCTTCCTTAGCATCCCCCACGTCCGGGATTCCTTGTTCTGTACCACTCGCACTATCGTTGTCACCTTCAACACCTGGCATTCCCTGATCTGCAGAGTCAGTTTGATCTGTACCACTCTTATTATCCCCGACGTGTCCCTCATCTTGTTCTGTCGCTTGATCTCTACTGCTTTCATCATCGTTTGCGATTCCTTGATCTGCAGACCTTGAATCATCTTGGACACCTTCCACATCTGCAGGTTCCTGCTCTACAGATACAGGTTGATCTGTTTCCCTGACACCCTCCTCTGCAGGAACCTCTATAGGCTCTGCAATATCCCTTTGATCCGATGCACTCCTACTCTCCTGGACATCAGTGGTCTCTGTCACCCCTTGACCATCTGTAGTAACATTCTCTTCTGCTGCTGCCTCACCTTGTCCACCTTTTTCCGAAACCTTGCTGACAGAGGGTGTGACCAGATCTGCCTTACTCACTGAAATAGCATCATCGGTTGCAGCTTGCTCAACATCTTCTTGACCAGTCTGTGGGGCTTCCACGCTGTTTTTAAGTGCTGCCGATGCAGAGCTGACTCTTGCTGCCTCAATCTGAGTTTCTTCATTTGCACCGCTTGTCACCTCGTGCAAATCATCGCTCTGTAATCTGGGATCCGATTGGGCACTGACATCCTGCGCCGAGCGTGAGGGGGCTTGGGACGCAGATGACGAGGGTGCGCCCTCTTGGGCAGAGACAGTGCTGGGAGACAAAGAAGGCTGACAGAAAAAGTGTGCAACAATAGGAAGGAACAGAATAGAAGGATATATTGAGAAGATGTGCAGACAAGCAGCAGACAGATAGCACAGATTGGCAGACAACGGAGAATGGCAACAACAAAGGATTGGGGTCACATATAACACATAAGACATATTTAGGTGAAGGGATAAAAGAAGATACTTGAGGACATTAATCATGACAAAAGAATGAGGCAACCACATGTAAATAGGATAACATAAATGTGCAGAGGTGGACTTAGACAATCATCACTAAAATGGACAGACATGAGGTATAGTTACACTACAAGAGCACATAGAACATGGACGGCAAAATACATTGAGGGCAAACCTTGTACACCAGAGAATCAATTGTGTAATCTTGCATAGtaataaactgaaagaatagGTATGAAGGTATAATTGGTGAAATGCAAAATAGGGTATACgaatatattttgtgaaaatactGCTGTGAGTTGAATGCATTCATGTTTAGATTGTTTATGGTACGACATTCATTAATCAATACGGCTTTACCATGCAGATTAACTGCTGCTAAATACTTACTGCAGACTGAAATTTTATTGCTGCAACGTATGAGGGCACAAGCAGAATAAGCTTTTTTTCTGCCCCAACACAACACAGCTGGGTTGACTGTGATGGTCTGTTTCACACAGTATCAGCATTTctaaatttcaaaatgtaatatgaatgtgacatgaaTCCAATGATTGATAATGTGATGTGCAGTGTTGCAGGTGCAGTTTGGTTGCACAATGTCCACAAGGGATGTACAAGTATGCGATGTTTGACTGCATTAAAAGATCATTCTGAGCTCAGGACCGTCTGTGACTATCTATGCCTTCTGTGCTTAGTTTGGCCAAGAGAGGGCactgccacaaaaaaaaaaaaaaatcaatcccaACTGTTACCCTGGCGACAGagtgatggagaaaaaaattacatgcatgttctgcctCATAGATCTTATACTTAGCCAAAACTGTGAAGTAATCAGCTCAGTGTATAAAGCTATACAACCAGGTATCTGGTAtataaatttatctttttttatctttttttttactgaacaTGCACTGTACTGGTTGACCTATTCTGAATCACCGTGAAAAAGATAACGGAAGAATGCAAAGTCTAAAGCAATGTATATAATGCCGAATTACTTTATTATGTATAACGCTTTTATTTCTAACTTGGACTTCATTTGGAAAAGTCAACGGCAAGACAAAAGTTACAGTTTGTGAATGACTTTGGctctatatatttttatttaattCTGCTTTGATTACTTGTTCCTTGGAAGAAAAGTAGATTCTGTGTGTCTGTCAGAATTCAGAATTAAAATATCCAGATGTATAGCCAATTGTACAACTTACAAAAAGttccttaaaaaaataaaggtgaCAGAATTTCCTGTTTGTTATGAAAATGCTTTTTATGACAATGGGTGATGATTTCAGCAACtatgcatatact encodes:
- the LOC140229433 gene encoding uncharacterized protein isoform X2 encodes the protein MAVPFSNTKLRVPRGFQNLLEGLAREVLRNQPDNIYAFAAIYFDNLLKMRERDGIDPAEIGAKHEDRYYNNKAFQSGNIGDVSDPQQQEAAVKIQSAVRGHQSREALEEETKPSPEDAAVKIQSVYRGESQGEGTGEAEGAAQPPSEPQEEEEIDIDLTDPEVEKAAVKIQSTFKGFKTRKDMSVKSASTTQASEPAEPSQAGEGGAEAAPQETTTKPEDTAPEAPAAAPAEASESQAKDGEEEEVDIDLEDPEVEKAAIKIQAGFKGMMARKSAKDKKEDGEETPAAPAESGEAAAPEAEAAPEAEAKPAEAETTEAAEAPKAEEAQAEEAAPAAEETKKAEDEEVVDIDLDDPEVKDAAVKIQAGFKGMMARKQMKESKSEAGSVGGDQAAPAGDATPAPGEAPTGEAEAPAATAEEPKAEEETPQAEGEAPKEAEAEPAAPAAEAEAEPAAQQAEADAPPAEGSDQAPAEEAPKADGDAPTGEGEAPAEEAPKEDAPQEEAPKEEEPKAAEQAAEQTAEDTQGQPSLSPSTVSAQEGAPSSSASQAPSRSAQDVSAQSDPRLQSDDLHEVTSGANEETQIEAARVSSASAALKNSVEAPQTGQEDVEQAATDDAISVSKADLVTPSVSKVSEKGGQGEAAAEENVTTDGQGVTETTDVQESRSASDQRDIAEPIEVPAEEGVRETDQPVSVEQEPADVEGVQDDSRSADQGIANDDESSRDQATEQDEGHVGDNKSGTDQTDSADQGMPGVEGDNDSASGTEQGIPDVGDAKEEESAADQPTSSNHGISEEAVVKDDNDSEEMRQAATQPSEDNQSGHGPSDDCLSAADEEVNQTAAKEERDAEKKPSASSAGGSVVASKHSLESASAKNDDETTLLRKGESRLSQDGPAQGVDAGMEGQRGESGGEPDQTGSSSELPKEDAATGNVNEEEVTPEEAVSNTENASRREDGQAVSDPKVEEAEVVAEVQDPTGSNMDQEVPTSAPGAETEEAAADLEDAQRASQEGSDSLGQVQGDCGSLDEKQVGRQESATQELGHQRAADLVTNSVLDKEEKSEENNHEDTNEESGKDVKEVEDVDQQSEGVTAVLEAAGKSQEIISGTDSTAETETSAVVESLADSTEHAEGKEEADAESA
- the LOC140229433 gene encoding uncharacterized protein isoform X1; the protein is MAVPFSNTKLRVPRGFQNLLEGLAREVLRNQPDNIYAFAAIYFDNLLKMRERDGIDPAEIGAKHEDRYYNNKAFQSGNIGDVSDPQQQEAAVKIQSAVRGHQSREALEEETKPSPEDAAVKIQSVYRGYEARKRVHALKESQGEGTGEAEGAAQPPSEPQEEEEIDIDLTDPEVEKAAVKIQSTFKGFKTRKDMSVKSASTTQASEPAEPSQAGEGGAEAAPQETTTKPEDTAPEAPAAAPAEASESQAKDGEEEEVDIDLEDPEVEKAAIKIQAGFKGMMARKSAKDKKEDGEETPAAPAESGEAAAPEAEAAPEAEAKPAEAETTEAAEAPKAEEAQAEEAAPAAEETKKAEDEEVVDIDLDDPEVKDAAVKIQAGFKGMMARKQMKESKSEAGSVGGDQAAPAGDATPAPGEAPTGEAEAPAATAEEPKAEEETPQAEGEAPKEAEAEPAAPAAEAEAEPAAQQAEADAPPAEGSDQAPAEEAPKADGDAPTGEGEAPAEEAPKEDAPQEEAPKEEEPKAAEQAAEQTAEDTQGQPSLSPSTVSAQEGAPSSSASQAPSRSAQDVSAQSDPRLQSDDLHEVTSGANEETQIEAARVSSASAALKNSVEAPQTGQEDVEQAATDDAISVSKADLVTPSVSKVSEKGGQGEAAAEENVTTDGQGVTETTDVQESRSASDQRDIAEPIEVPAEEGVRETDQPVSVEQEPADVEGVQDDSRSADQGIANDDESSRDQATEQDEGHVGDNKSGTDQTDSADQGMPGVEGDNDSASGTEQGIPDVGDAKEEESAADQPTSSNHGISEEAVVKDDNDSEEMRQAATQPSEDNQSGHGPSDDCLSAADEEVNQTAAKEERDAEKKPSASSAGGSVVASKHSLESASAKNDDETTLLRKGESRLSQDGPAQGVDAGMEGQRGESGGEPDQTGSSSELPKEDAATGNVNEEEVTPEEAVSNTENASRREDGQAVSDPKVEEAEVVAEVQDPTGSNMDQEVPTSAPGAETEEAAADLEDAQRASQEGSDSLGQVQGDCGSLDEKQVGRQESATQELGHQRAADLVTNSVLDKEEKSEENNHEDTNEESGKDVKEVEDVDQQSEGVTAVLEAAGKSQEIISGTDSTAETETSAVVESLADSTEHAEGKEEADAESA